The genomic stretch CGGCCTGTGCCGGAACCTTCGCTCGCGGAAATGTCCGCGGCGGGCCTGCGTGCGTTCTTCAACATCGCTCGCGACTGGGACCTGAGTGCCGACGAGCAGATCGTCCTGCTCGGCTCGCCCGGCCGCTCCACCTTCTTCAAATGGAAGGCGGCACCGGAAACGGCACGCGTGGGGCGCGATACGCTCGAACGTCTGTCGCTGCTGCTCGGCATTTATAAAGCGCTACAGATTCTGTTGCCGCAGCCCAGCACCGCCGATGCCTGGATCAAGCGCCCCAACAGCGCGCCGCCGTTCGGCGGCCGCCGCGCGCTGGACCGCATGCTGGCCGGCAACATCAGCGACCTCGTCGCCGTGCGCCAGTATCTTGACGCGATGCGAGGCGGCTGGGCGTGACAGAACCGCATTGGCAGGACCGCTGGCACACCGCGCCGCTTGACTGGTCGCCAGCGTATCGCGTGATTCCGACGCGCTTTCCGGCCGTCAATCTGTTCGACCGGGTCGCTTCGCCGGAAGATTTCGACGCCCTCTACGCGCTCGAAGCGATGACCAACGACCGTCTGCGCACCGAAGTCGGCGAACTCGATCTGGTGCCTCGCGAAGAGCGCCGTTTCGGGCCGGGTTATGGGCCGATCATGGCCGCGCTCACACACCTGAATCCGCTCGGCAGCCGCTTCTCGGACGGCACCTACGGCGTGTTCTATTGCGCCCGCTCACGCGATACCGCGATCGCGGAAACGCGCTATCACACGGGTAAATTTCTGGAAGCCACCTCCGAGCCGCCGATGCGTCAGCAGATGCGTCTGTACACGGTGTTGGCGCAAGGCGAGGTGGTCGACATACGCAACGATGCATCGCTCGATCTCGCGGTGCTGTCGCCGGACGACTACCTTGCGGGACAAACGCTCGGCCGTGCCGTGCGTGAATCCGGCGCGCCGGGCATCGCGTATCCGTCGGTGCGGGATGACGAAGGCGAGTGTCTCGCCGCGTTCAGAACGACGCTTTTACGCGACTGCCATCACGCAGCGTATCTGGAATACAACTGGAACGGCAGCAGCGTCGATATGGTGTTCGAACTCAATCAGGTGGGCTGACACACCAACGGATCTCAGGCGGCCTCAAGAAGGCAAAGCCAGCGCCGCCGCGCCTTCCGCGCGCGCCGCTTCGACCGAGATCGACCAGCGCCGCAACCTGTGGGGCTCGACGATCGTCAGTTTGCCGCCCGGTCCGAACGCGCCGGTGTCGATGAACACCTGTGAGCCGATCTGCTGGATGTCGCGCATCGGCGTGTGGCCGCAGTAAGTCAGCGAGAGACCGCGCTGCCGCAGCGGATCGCCGTTGCCTATCGCCAGATCGCGGCCCCACAGCAATTGCTGGCGCACGTCGGCTGAAAAATTCGCGGCGTCGAGATCGGCGTCCGTACCGAAGAATTCGGCATGCAGAATATTGAAGCGCTCTTTACCGCTGCCGACCACACGTACAAGCGGCAGCATCCGCAGACGTTCCGCGTAATACTGCAAACGCTCGTCGGTCAAACCCATCGCCCACGTGCCGCCGATCCCGTACCACCATTGGCGCCGCAAGCGCCCGTCGGCAACGGCGCATAACGTGTCTTCGTGATTGCCGAGCACGGCGTAAAACCACGGCTTGTCGAGGAGCGCCAACGCCTGCTCGGAATGCTCGCCGCGGTCCACCAGATCGCCGACCGAAAACAACCGGTCGTGCGCCGGATCGAACGCGATCTCACGCAGCAGATAGCGCAGTGCATCCATGCAGCCATGCAGATCGCCGACGACAAAGTCGCGACCGCTCAGATTGACCGCGTGATGTTGCACGGGAGTGACGAGTACGGATTCCATTCGACCATGATAGTGCGGCGCGCGCGGATGCGTATGCGCGCTTCCTATCTTTTCGTCGTGCCTTGCACAGTGCAATCGTCGCGAAAACGGCGCATTTTCGGCATGGCTTACCGGAAATACGCCGCATACGCAGTCGTTATTGCTGCGAGCGGTACATGCGGATGCGAGCCGCGTGACGTTATGCCGATGACAGCCGTGTGAAAACAATATGAAAACGGCACGCAGTGCGACAAAAATCGCTGCCTGCCAATCGCCTTCCAACTGAAAGCAGTGCGCAAGGCCGTTGCGAAAGACTATCGCCTCTGATGCGCCCGTTCGACAAATGGCGCCCGAAGCGCAGGTAGAATCCGCGACATACCGATTGGCTCGACTCCCCGACTCCATGCTCACAAAATACTTTCCACAAGTTTTACGCAATCGACCGCGCATGCTGATCGGCCTGGCAATCGGCGTCGCCGCCGCGCTCGTGGTGCCCGAGCACACACGCTCCATGGTGCGTGGCCTGGTCGGCTGGGACGCCGCCGTATGGAGCTATCTCATCCTGATCTGGCTGCACATGGCCTCCGCCGACGAAGGCCGGGTCCGCGAGTCCGCTCTACGCGACGACGAAAACGCGGGCGTCGTGCTGGTCGTGATCTGCGTCGCGACCATTGCCAGCATTGCCGCCATCGTGCTCGAACTGGCCTCGGCAAAGGGCACGGCCGGCGCTTCGACTGCGTGGCACTACCTGCTGACCGGCCTCACG from Paraburkholderia sp. IMGN_8 encodes the following:
- a CDS encoding MbcA/ParS/Xre antitoxin family protein is translated as MSHAARAPQPEPQIRRPVPEPSLAEMSAAGLRAFFNIARDWDLSADEQIVLLGSPGRSTFFKWKAAPETARVGRDTLERLSLLLGIYKALQILLPQPSTADAWIKRPNSAPPFGGRRALDRMLAGNISDLVAVRQYLDAMRGGWA
- a CDS encoding RES family NAD+ phosphorylase yields the protein MTEPHWQDRWHTAPLDWSPAYRVIPTRFPAVNLFDRVASPEDFDALYALEAMTNDRLRTEVGELDLVPREERRFGPGYGPIMAALTHLNPLGSRFSDGTYGVFYCARSRDTAIAETRYHTGKFLEATSEPPMRQQMRLYTVLAQGEVVDIRNDASLDLAVLSPDDYLAGQTLGRAVRESGAPGIAYPSVRDDEGECLAAFRTTLLRDCHHAAYLEYNWNGSSVDMVFELNQVG
- a CDS encoding metallophosphoesterase — translated: MESVLVTPVQHHAVNLSGRDFVVGDLHGCMDALRYLLREIAFDPAHDRLFSVGDLVDRGEHSEQALALLDKPWFYAVLGNHEDTLCAVADGRLRRQWWYGIGGTWAMGLTDERLQYYAERLRMLPLVRVVGSGKERFNILHAEFFGTDADLDAANFSADVRQQLLWGRDLAIGNGDPLRQRGLSLTYCGHTPMRDIQQIGSQVFIDTGAFGPGGKLTIVEPHRLRRWSISVEAARAEGAAALALPS
- a CDS encoding DUF1345 domain-containing protein, which translates into the protein MLTKYFPQVLRNRPRMLIGLAIGVAAALVVPEHTRSMVRGLVGWDAAVWSYLILIWLHMASADEGRVRESALRDDENAGVVLVVICVATIASIAAIVLELASAKGTAGASTAWHYLLTGLTMIGAWFMIPTIFTTHYARLYYDPDAKETPLLYPDHKLQPDYWDFMYFSFTIAVASQTSDVVLRSRTMRRAALAQSILSFYFNVAVLGLCVNIAAGLVGS